The genomic stretch TCAGTTCGCGCTCGCGGTCGTCGAGCCAGCGCGCGTCGCGCGGGCCGTCGGGCAACGTGACGAACAGCAGCAGGCCGAGCACGATCGACGGCGCGGCCTCGATCAGGAACATCCAGTGCCAGCCTTTCATGCCGAGCGTGGCGGGCATGTTGCCGATGATCCAGCCCGAGAGCGGTCCGCCGATAAAACCCGCGAACGCGAGCGGCAACATGAAGATCGACATCATGCGCGCGCGCTGGCCCGCGGGAAACCAGTAGGTCAGATAGAGCAGCACGCCCGGAAAGAAGCCCGCTTCGGCCGCGCCCAGCGCGAAGCGCACGGCGTAGAGATGCGTCGCACTGCCAATGAATGCCATTGCGCCGGAACACACGCCCCACAACACCATGATGCGCGAGAGCGTGCGGCGCGCGCCCGCTTTCTCCAGCAGCAGATTGCTCGGCACCTGAAAGATCAGATAGCCCGCGTAGAAAATCGCCGCGCCAAAGCCATACTGCTGCGGCGTGAGATTGAGCTCGTGGCTCATCGATATCTGCGCGAAACCGATGTTGATGCGATCGAGGAAGGCAAGTACGTAACCGAGAAATAAGAGCGGCAGAATGCGCCGCGCGACCTTGCTCTGCACTTCGGCGATATGCGGCGCGGCCAGCGGCGCGGCTGCCTCCAGCGCGGGCGAACGGGAACTCGACATGGCGGTCTCCTGAGGCTTTTTTTATGCGGTCGTGGGCGAGGTGGTGGACAGGGCTTCGATAAACGCGTCGGCGTGGCTGACCCAGCCGAAGAACGTCTCGATGTTGAAGAGCGTCGCGCGAAAGGTTTCGTCGGGGCCAGCGTGCGTGGAGGCGTCGGCGAGCAGCGCGCAGAAGTATTCGAGGTGATAGGCGTCGCGCAAGGTGGACTCCACGCACACATTGGTCGCCACGCCGCAAAACGCCAGCGTGCGAATGTCACGGGAGCGCAGCAGGCTGTCCAGCGGCGTGTTGAAGAAGCCGCTGTAACGCGTTTTGGCAACCACGAGATCGCCGGGTTGCGGTCGCACCGCGTCGACAATTTCGTAATCCCAACTACCTTTGGCGAGCAGCGTGCCGTCGAGTTCGGCGCGCTGGCGCATGGTTTTCAGCGCATTCGATTTGTGCCAGTTCGGCGCGCCGGGACCGCCCGCTTCCACATAACGGGCGTCCCAGCCGTTCTGCAGATAGACGAGGGTGACGCCGGCCGCGCGCGCCGCCTCGATCACGCGCGCTGTCTGCGCGATGGTGGCCTGCGCATGGCCAATGTCGAACCCGGCCGCGTGCATGTAGCCGCCTTCGGAGAGATAGGCGTTCTGCATGTCGACGACCACGAGCGCCGTGCGCGCGGGTTCGAAGTGCAGATTTTCGGGGCGCGCGCGCAGGCAACACGAGTT from Paraburkholderia acidisoli encodes the following:
- a CDS encoding MFS transporter — protein: MSSSRSPALEAAAPLAAPHIAEVQSKVARRILPLLFLGYVLAFLDRINIGFAQISMSHELNLTPQQYGFGAAIFYAGYLIFQVPSNLLLEKAGARRTLSRIMVLWGVCSGAMAFIGSATHLYAVRFALGAAEAGFFPGVLLYLTYWFPAGQRARMMSIFMLPLAFAGFIGGPLSGWIIGNMPATLGMKGWHWMFLIEAAPSIVLGLLLFVTLPDGPRDARWLDDRERELIRASLDEAAPHTRVQDGARTSFWALLARPRVYALFVAYFALNAGITTIGAFLPAIIKSSGYATADFEIGLLVAVPYLVAAVTMYFSCRSADRTRSRLICPAAFALAAIGYLGAAWLHGIGGFGLALVMMVAGVLSGYPLFWATASDMLPRGSAAGGIGLVSAVGIAGAFCAPLAVGKITALTGLYTGSLLLMGALMAIGAVALFIVRRHATV
- a CDS encoding isochorismatase family protein, coding for MKRDETATALNPRTDAERVGRPAFLGPNSCCLRARPENLHFEPARTALVVVDMQNAYLSEGGYMHAAGFDIGHAQATIAQTARVIEAARAAGVTLVYLQNGWDARYVEAGGPGAPNWHKSNALKTMRQRAELDGTLLAKGSWDYEIVDAVRPQPGDLVVAKTRYSGFFNTPLDSLLRSRDIRTLAFCGVATNVCVESTLRDAYHLEYFCALLADASTHAGPDETFRATLFNIETFFGWVSHADAFIEALSTTSPTTA